A single region of the Halictus rubicundus isolate RS-2024b unplaced genomic scaffold, iyHalRubi1_principal scaffold0047, whole genome shotgun sequence genome encodes:
- the LOC143363434 gene encoding uncharacterized protein LOC143363434: protein MNDASIMKILLVDPNGISSLLQPNDFCVVDRGFRDVVEHMKNRGYNVLMPACKGNRAQLITAEANSSRFVTKIRWIVEAVHGDIAQKYRLLHHKIDNKLLPCLKSLCRIASFLHNEFGKRLDTDPEIDLIIDYMKNQRIKTNASGTSRRKKNKSP from the coding sequence atgaatgatgcgtcaatcatgaaaatcttattagtagatcctaacggaataagttcacttttacaacccaatgatttttgcgttgtggaccgtggttttcgagatgttgtcgagcatatgaaaaatagaggatataatgttttaatgccagcttgtaaaggaaatcgagcacaattgataacagcagaagcaaattcatcacgcttcgtaacaaaaataagatggattgttgaagctgtccatggcgatattgcacagaaatatcgtttattacaccacaAAATAGACAATAAACTTCTACCATGTCTTAAATCATTGTGTCGAATAGCATCCTTTCTACACAATGAATTTGGTAAAAGATTAGATACAGatccagaaatagatttaattattgattatatgaagaatcaacggataaaaacaaacgcttcaggaactagtagaaggaaaaaaaataaatcgccgtag